The genomic region GGGCTCCCACACCGCGTCGTGCTGCTCGTTCAGGAAGGCCACGTGCACCGAGCCGTCCGGCCCGACGAAGGGCGCCGCGGGCGGGGGGTTCCAGTCGCATGCCGGCGCTCCCGGTGGACCCGTGCAGAACTCGGTGTTCGATCCGGAGATCACCTTCGGTCTGGTCCAGGTGATCCCGCCGTTGTCGCTATGACTCTCCACGGTCGGGAGGGTGCAGGTCCCGACGTCGCACCCGGGTGCAATCAAGAGGCCAGTCAGATACGTCCTGCCGTAGTACGGAGAGGTCGGGATGTTGTCGGTGCTGATCTTGCCTTCCTCGAACTGCTCGACATGCCTCTGCCCGCATGCTTGTCCCGCCAGGGCGGTCACCGGTCGACCCCAGTGGAGGCCGCCGTCCGTCGACATTGTGGCCATCTGGTTGGCCGGACGGCACCCTTTGGCGTTCTGAGGGGTCGTGGTTTCGAAGGCCATGATGATCACGCCGTGCTTGCGGTCGAAGGCGAGCCAGGGGTCCCAGTTATCGGAGTTGGGGGCGGGAGGAATGTCGCCGATGGTCCAGGTCGCCCCAGCGTCGAACGTGGTGGAGAACTTGATGCTCTGGTGGGTGTTTGGGACAGGGAACTCCTGCCAGTCGGGGATCAGGCCGTCGATGGCCGCAGCGATCATGTGCCGCGGATCAGCGGGATCGACGGCGATGGTGGGCTCTCGCGTTGGTTGGGCGTACTCGTCCGGGCAGTCGAGCGTCACGTTCGCGGCGAGGGAGGACGAGGTCGTGCATTCGATCGTCGATCGGGTCGATCCGGGTCTGGCTCGCCCGGCATACCCCTCGACGCCTGCATCGGCGTGCCCGCGCATCCACCCTGAGGACACCGGCATCCTGGGCGAGGCCGCCGCGCCCCGCGCACCTGTGGGCAGCCACATCGCGAACATGAGCATGGCCGACACTGCCGCCGAGACGACAGAGATCTTCCGCTTCATTGTTTTCTCCTCCTCCGACCCGGTGATCAGGCTCCTCGGTGCACGGTAGGAGGCCCCCAGTCCCCCGTCGTCGTTCGCAGGGCGAGTCGACCTCACCCGGAGGGATGAAATCTCGGGATGCGCGTCATCCCTCGTGGGGAAAGGAGTTCAGCCCCGCCCGGGCTCGATCAGGCCCGTCTCGTAGGCCATGACGGCGGCCTGGGTGCGATCGCGGAGGCCCAGCTTGGTCAGGATGTGGGCCACGTGGGTCTTCACGGTGGCCTCGCTCAGGTGGACCTTCCCGGCGATCTCCGCGTTGGAGAGCCCTCGGGCCACGTGGCGCATGATGTCGAGCTCCCGCTCGGTGAGCTCCTGCAGCTCGGGCGGCGGTCCCGCTCGAGGTATGGGCCGGCGGGCGAACTCCTCGATGAGCCGGCGGGTGATGGAGGGGTGGAGCAGGGCGTCCCCCCCCGCTACCACCCTGACGGCTGAAGCGAGCTGCTCGGGCGGGGAGTCCTTCAACAGGAAGGCGCTCGCTCCAGCCTTCAGTGCCTCGTACACGTATTCGTCGTAGTCGAAGGTGGTGAGCATGACCACCTTCGGCGGCTGTTCCATCCGCGCCATGATGGTCCGGGTTGCCTCAAGACCGTTCACCCGGCGCATCCGGATGTCCATGAGCACCACGTCTGGCGACAGCTGCACGGCCTCGTCGATACCGGAGGCTCCGTCGTCGGCCTCGCCGACCACACGGATGTCGGGCTGGGTCTCGAGGATCAGCCGGAACCCCGCTCGGACCATCTGCTCGTCGTCCACGATGAGCACGCGAATCGGGGTCATGCCAGCACCCGTTCCTCGCGCAGCGATGCCCGGACCCTGAAGCCGCCTTCAGCGGTGGGCCCGGCCTCTGCACGCCCTCCGAACAGGGCCGCCCGCTCTCTGATCCCCACCAAGCCCTGACCGGCCCCGGGCACCGTCTGAACGGCCCTGGTCGCGCTGAGAGCCCCTGAGTCGGTGACTTCGACCTTCACCCCTTCTGCCGAGTACAGCAGCCTCACCCATGCTCTTGCGCCTGGAGCATGCTTTCGGACGTTTGTCAGGGCCTCCTGGACGACGCGGTACAGGGAAAGGTCCAGGCCTGCGTTGAGTTCGTGGGGCTCACCGTCGACGATCAGCTCCACCTCCATTCCGGCTCGGATCTCCCGGTCCACCAGAGACTGGATGGTGAACCGCTCGCCGGTGGGAATGGGTGCCACTTTGGCTTCGCCGTCCATCGAGCTGACCAAGGAGTGCAACTCGCGGAGCGCTTCCTGGCCAGCTCGCTCCACCGCGGCCAGCGCCTGATCGGCCTGGAGCCGATCGCTCTCGGCCAGCCATCGAGCGGCTCCTGCCTGGATCACCATGAGGGTGACGCTATGGCCCACCAGGTCATGGACGTCGCGGGCGATCCGGGATCGTTCCTCAACGACAGCGAGCCGAACCACCTCCTCGCGAGTCCGACGCAGCAAGGTGTTCTGTTCCTCCAGGACCGTGTTCAGCCTGCGGCTCTCTCGGACGCCGAGACCCGCGATCACGGCGAACACGAACTGCGTCGCCCAGCCGAGCTGGCAGCCAGCCCCGCACGTGTCTGGGATGAAGAGATACGGAAGATAGGCGACCACTTCAGCAACGACGGCGGCGAGCCCCCACCAAGGTCCCCGGAGGGCGGCCACCGTGAAAACAGCGACGAAGATGGCTCGGTCGGCGGTGACCGTGTCTCCTCCCAGAAACGCGTCCTG from Actinomycetota bacterium harbors:
- a CDS encoding response regulator transcription factor gives rise to the protein MTPIRVLIVDDEQMVRAGFRLILETQPDIRVVGEADDGASGIDEAVQLSPDVVLMDIRMRRVNGLEATRTIMARMEQPPKVVMLTTFDYDEYVYEALKAGASAFLLKDSPPEQLASAVRVVAGGDALLHPSITRRLIEEFARRPIPRAGPPPELQELTERELDIMRHVARGLSNAEIAGKVHLSEATVKTHVAHILTKLGLRDRTQAAVMAYETGLIEPGRG